Proteins co-encoded in one Aspergillus flavus chromosome 2, complete sequence genomic window:
- a CDS encoding Metallo-peptidase family M12-domain-containing protein, which yields MRTYSLFLLFVPLLFLLAHVQGHSIRSTPSQKASQLESIVIHTPSHQIEPEFDITFRIRGQDHELRLKLERNPYLLAHRSQIQYLDTEGVVKRTETFIEDDQSVFRGGVWIQVTGRNWEKVGWARIYIVRGGDDPLFEGTFSAFSQYYDVRILGDTAENTGVSAKNRYMVAYHASKTDLRRDIENSAEPPRCAADQVMPRSFNPRVIGAEDVSEGLLPDTISPLERRQSTLTTDDLVDSIGNPAGCPTSRRVALVGIATDCSYTSSFDSTESLRRSLINMVNAASEVFESSFNISLALHNLTISDANCPSTASDSAPWNVGCSEGDMNSRLQEFSSWRSSLSDTENAYWTLMTGCPSGSEVGISWIGQLCSSQSSTNVVAQTSNQWQVFAHESGHTFGAVHDCDSSTCSSSTQCCPLSSSTCDADAQYIMNPYSMSSQTEFSPCTVGNVCSLLGSRNMRTSCLLSDTSNIPTLTAGECGNGIVEAGEDCDCGDNCDDNSCCDGSTCRFRDNAVCDDSTGPCCTNCQFASSGTVCRESTGTCDIQETCTGNSSACPTDRYAPDGQTCGNSSGLFCASGQCTNRDMQCQQLLNTNSTGVSSCNNDSCTLSCSVDWYGSGVCMGMNRQVQDGTPCSDGLCRGGRCRSESENNGSWVDRHRSLIIGLSAGIGGALVLAVLLGIIICCCCRGKKTPKKAIPPAMPVTGQVPRVPPPYSPASPTRSIPAPNYRYA from the exons ATGAGGACATATTCACTCTTCCTGCTTTTCGTGCCTCTATTATTTCTCCTCGCGCATGTTCAAG GGCACTCGATACGTTCTACGCCATCACAAAAGGCGTCCCAGCTGGAATCGATTGTCATACATACGCCGTCTCACCAGATCGAGCCAGAATTTGATATCACGTTCAGAATCCGAGGACAGGATCATGAGTTGAGGCTAAAGCTAGAGCGCAACCCGTACCTTCTCGCACATCGCTCTCAAATCCAGTATCTTGACACGGAAGGAGTAGTCAAACGGACCGAGACATTTATTGAAGATGACCAGAGCGTTTTCAGAGGTGGAGTCTGGATTCAAGTCACCGGTCGGAATTGGGAGAAGGTTGGTTGGGCACGGATATACATCGTTCGTGGTGGGGATGATCCTCTGTTTGAAGGCACATTTAGTGCCTTTTCCCAATACTATGACGTAAGGATATTAGGGGACACGGCTGAAAATACTGGTGTATCTGCCAAAAACCGTTACATGGTGGCATATCACGCTTCGAAGACAGACCTGCGTCGTGATATAGAAAATTCAGCCGAGCCGCCCCGCTGCGCAGCTGACCAGGTGATGCCCCGTTCCTTCAACCCTCGGGTGATAGGGGCTGAGGATGTCTCGGAAGGGCTGCTTCCTGATACAATCTCTCCATTGGAAAGACGTCAGTCAACTCTGACTACAGATGATCTGGTTGATAGCATCGGCAATCCCGCTGGCTGTCCTACCAGCCGAAGAGTTGCATTAGTCGGAATCGCAACCGACTGTTCGTATACTTCATCGTTCGACTCCACGGAAAGCCTCCGTCGAAGCCTTATCAACATGGTCAATGCCGCATCGGAGGTGTTTGAAAGTAGCTTCAACATATCCCTTGCTCTGCACAACTTGACGATCAGTGACGCAAATTGTCCCAGTACTGCTTCGGATTCTGCACCCTGGAACGTTGGATGCTCCGAAGGAGACATGAATTCGCGCTTACAAGAATTCTCCTCCTGGCGGTCTTCACTCAGCGACACAGAGAACGCCTATTGGACGCTGATGACCGGCTGTCCGTCCGGCTCAGAAGTGGGTATTTCATGGATAGGCCAACTTTGCAGCTCTCAGTCAAGCACCAACGTAGTAGCACAGACCTCCAACCAGTGGCAGGTATTTGC TCATGAATCAGGCCATACATTTGGTGCAGTCCACGATTGCGATTCGAGCACATGCTCTTCAAGTACCCAGTGCTGCCCATTATCGTCGTCTACGTGTGACGCGGACGCTCAGTATATAATGAATCCTTACTCAATGTCCTCTCAAACAGAATTTTCGCCATGTACAGTCGGGAATGTCTGCTCCTTACTCGGGTCCCGGAACATGAGAACAAGCTGCCTTCTTAGCGATACGAGCAACATACCCACCCTTACAGCTGGGGAGTGCGGCAATGGAATTGTCGAGGCCGGCGAGGACTGCGACTGCGGTGATAATTGTGATGATAACAGCTGCTGCGATGGATCAACATGTCGATTTCGCGATAATGCGGTATGCGACGATTCCACCGGGCCGTGCTGTACAAACTGCCAATTTGCATCGTCCGGCACCGTGTGTCGTGAGAGTACTGGAACTTGCGACATTCAGGAAACGTGCACCGGAAACTCCAGCGCTTGTCCTACCGACCGATACGCACCAGACGGACAAACATGCGGCAACTCATCCGGCTTATTTTGCGCCAGCGGACAATGCACGAACCGAGATATGCAATGTCAACAACTCCTGAACACAAATAGCACGGGTGTGTCCTCCTGCAATAATGATTCTTGCACCCTCAGTTGCTCAGTTGACTGGTATGGATCTGGGGTTTGTATGGGCATGAACCGGCAGGTGCAAGATGGTACTCCCTGTTCTGACGGCCTCTGTCGCGGTGGGAGATGTCGGTCTGAGAGTGAGAATAACGGCTCATGGGTGGACCGTCATCGCTCGCTGATCATTGGACTGTCTGCTGGAATCGGTGGAGCCTTAGTCCTTGCGGTACTTTTGGGTATAATcatttgctgctgctgccgtgGAAAGAAGACTCCCAAGAAGGCCATTCCACCAGCAATGCCAGTCACAGGGCAAGTTCCTCGTGTACCTCCTCCATACTCTCCTGCCAGCCCTACCAGGTCTATACCGGCACCAAATTATCGGTATGCATGA
- a CDS encoding uncharacterized protein (domain of unknown function-domain containing protein) codes for MNNLTESEEATRSSIIRLEHMPQQAWVRTAGDDWTGIIDRKERRRLQNRHSQRAYRLRKKGKVVETQEDTPSTSSSTAASGIVLRSPSEESQVEAGEELKCAHAPPHALQFRQWFEAIARDSYLRGSPRTEHLITLSRLNVHRAIDQNICAIGMTNDWTKSDDSISIFNLVQPGFLEDNIPPSLRPTLIQRSVPHHPWLDFFPFPQMRDNLIAAGDMLDDDDLCHDLMAFWDTRNTGATLLVWGEPSDPRNWEVTEEFARKWGWLLRGCSELLISSNLWRLKRGERPLLWRHVLQPQSSASQGYM; via the exons ATGAACAACTTGACAGAATCCGAAGAAGCTACAAGGTCCTCAATTATCCGACTGGAGCATATGCCCCAACAGGCCTGGGTGCGGACCGCTGGAGACGATTGGACGGGCATTATAGATCGCAAGGAACGGCGGCGACTGCAGAATCGACATAGTCAGAGAGCATATC GTTTaagaaagaaggggaaagtgGTTGAAACACAGGAAGACACACCTTCTACGTCTTCCTCTACGGCAGCTTCAGGAATTGTATTACGAAGCCCATCCGAGGAATCTCAAGTGgaagctggagaagagctCAAATGCGCCCATGCCCCACCACATGCACTGCAGTTCCGCCAATGGTTTGAAGCTATAGCCCGGGACAGCTATCTCCGTGGTTCGCCCCGAACGGAGCACTTGATCACTCTCAGCCGCCTGAACGTCCATCGAGCCATCGACCAAAATATATGTGCGATAGGGATGACCAATGACTGGACCAAAAGCGATGATTCTatctccatcttcaaccTTGTGCAACCTGGTTTCCTGGAGGATAATATCCCACCGAGCTTACGCCCAACACTGATTCAGCGGAGTGTGCCGCACCACCCCTGGCTGGACTTCTTTCCATTCCCGCAAATGCGAGATAACCTTATTGCTGCTGGCGATATGTtagatgatgacgacctTTGCCATGATTTGATGGCTTTCTGGGACACTAGGAATACTGGCGCCACACTACTCGTGTGGGGAGAACCGTCGGACCCGAGGAACTGGGAAGTGACTGAGGAATTTGCGAGGAAATGGGGCTGGCTGCTTCGGGGGTGTTCTGAGCTGTTGATTTCTAGCAATCTTTGGAGATTGAAGAGAGGGGAGAGGCCTCTTCTTTGGAGGCATGTCCTTCAGCCACAATCGAGCGCAAGCCAAGGCTATATGTGA
- a CDS encoding fungal-specific transcription factor domain-containing protein, giving the protein MQATESRHNQNQLGLVPPTVRGVALQLEVEKVIGRASNPPLEQDIVFISAELLEWARPSKARIARLEEENRRLRDAISSLKEQVDSQHADTIRSVTSAFESQHHDLIYPPTVRTNANADHGVVCSHTDIYGFRNKQWTTTFDTVGQSHGPTSAVADEITSNRAMRKRGEPEPQEEHDAIRNQLVADAARLRQLEKFNSSTNIYDFDGVNPELAMHLLSLYWDRQLDVGAVVYRPVFMKDMACSGPHFSKLLLNAIYFTASKYSPRLEVRDDRSDPLSVGRMFRRRITQLLSDHVTRSEITTIQALLLIASSLFSWCDEKSLAWLYSGMAINMITDLGIQMDNRIYRKGHGLSPEQAEVRRRVFWGAYVLDKCQSLYQGRPIRLREADSAIPLSFLDEYEEYDLFEPASYGTSIESSPALSQLVSILKRYCSLSSIMSRILDTLYTERSTSRDPVVLFECSTSLNHKLQSWYEELTSGLTAAMTGSSTATASPHILALTALYHTLKILLHRPFVSDGHLRSASPSVAGIAFEACATAANAIHDTLGIYGKSYSMQLAPYSISYATYVSATIHARIAAHSPAGSHAHDCLQNCLSILTEHQRLYLGPKRALGVILNLTKVMNIDIGDSTVTASSPDEAIAQVTSQEDGVRDPGHLASHHAGLFHTQNLPSDLGHDLQYDLPTYDIDAIIQSFDVSQPVNLRRFESEPAQNDHYRHTPTTDYLDFSLPLDPLFGLDNIDVVV; this is encoded by the exons ATGCAAGCCACGGAAAGTCGCCACAATCAAAATCAACTAGGGCTTGTTCCCCCAACGGTTCGGGGCGTGGCTTTACAGCTTGAGGTCGAGAAGGTTATTGGTCGCGCCTCGAACCCTCCGTTAGAACAAGATATCGTGTTTATATCGGCGGAGCTCCTGGAATGGGCCAG GCCATCCAAAGCCCGCATCGCGCGattggaggaggaaaatcGGCGGCTTAGAGATGCTATATCCAGTCTGAAGGAACAAGTTGATTCACAACACGCAGACACAATACGATCTGTCACGTCCGCTTTCGAGTCACAACATCATGATCTGATTTACCCCCCGACAGTACGGACTAATGCGAATGCCGATCATGGGGTTGTATGCTCGCATACAGACATTTATGGTTTTCGAAACAAGCAATGGACTACTACATTTGACACGGTCGGGCAGTCACATGGACCGACAAGCGCTGTCGCCGATGAGATAACATCTAATCGCGCAATGAGAAAGCGAGGAGAGCCCGAGCCACAGGAAGAGCACGATGCTATTCGAAATCAGTTAGTGGCGGACGCTGCTCGATTAC GTCAGCTTGAAAAGTTTAACTCCAGCACTAACATCTACGATTTCGACGGTGTCAATCCAGAATTGGCTATGCACCTTCTGTCATTGTACTGGGATCGTCAATTAGACGTAGGTGCGGTCGTCTACCGACCAGTTTTTATGAAAGATATGGCATGCTCTGGGCCACATTTTTCAAAGCTCCTTTTGAATGCGATATACTTTACAGCCTCTAAATATTCGCCTCGCCTAGAGGTGCGAGATGATAGAAGTGACCCACTGTCTGTTGGACGAATGTTTCGGCGAAGGATCACGCAATTGCTTAGCGATCATGTTACCCGGAGCGAGATCACCACAATACAAGCACTGCTTTTAATAGCATCATCCTTGTTCAGTTGGTGTGACGAGAAGAGCCTGGCTTGGCTCTATTCTGGTATGGCTATCAACATGATAACGGACTTGGGCATCCAGATggataatagaatttatCGAAAGGGTCACGGTCTATCCCCCGAGCAAGCTGAAGTTCGAAGAAGAGTCTTTTGGGGTGCCTACG TTCTTGATAAGTGTCAGTCGCTCTACCAAGGAAGGCCGATCCGGCTGCGAGAGGCAGATTCCGCAATCCCTTTGAGCTTCCTGGATGAATACGAGGAGTATGACCTATTCGAACCCGCATCTTACGGGACTTCCATAGAATCGTCCCCTGCTCTATCACAATTGGTTTCGATTTTGAAACGATACTGTTCATTGTCCAGTATCATGTCTCGCATCCTGGACACGTTATATACGGAGCGCAGTACCTCCAGGGATCCAGTAGTGCTCTTCGAATGCTCAACGTCTCTAAATCACAAATTACAGTCATGGTATGAGGAGCTTACCTCAGGTCTCACTGCTGCAATGACAGGTTCCTCCACGGCGACCGCGTCCCCGCACATTCTTGCGTTGAC TGCGTTATATCATACATTAAAGATCCTGCTCCATCGTCCATTTGTGTCTGATGGGCATCTGCGAAGTGCATCACCATCAGTTGCAGGCATAGCCTTCGAGGCCTGTGCGACTGCCGCTAATGCGATACATGACACACTCGGTATTTATGGAAAGTCATATTCGATGCAGCTTGCGCCCTACAGTATATCCTATGCTACATACGTAAGCGCCACAATTCACGCTCGCATAGCTGCCCACAGCCCTGCAGGTTCTCATGCCCACGACTGTCTCCAAAATTGCCTCTCGATTCTGACAGAACATCAACGGTTATATTTGGGACCGAAGCGTGCCTTGGGGGTTATATTGAACCTAACCAAAGTAATGAACATCGATATTGGCGATTCGACTGTCACAGCGTCCAGTCCAGATGAAGCTATTGCACAGGTGACCTCCCAAGAGGATGGTGTGCGAGACCCAGGACACCTTGCTAGCCACCACGCAGGACTCTTTCACACCCAGAACCTACCATCCGACTTGGGCCATGACTTACAATATGATTTGCCGACTTATGATATTGATGCGATCATCCAAAGTTTTGACGTGTCCCAGCCGGTTAACCTGCGACGTTTTGAGAGTGAGCCGGCGCAAAACGATCATTATCGGCACACTCCGACCACGGATTATCTAGACTTCTCACTGCCATTGGATCCGCTGTTTGGCCTAGACAATATCGATGTGGTAGTCTGA